The nucleotide window TGTACAGACTGAATCAGCTTGATCCTGATAAAGTTATCTCCATCGGTATTACATGCCCTGAATCTCTTGCTCAAGCTTGTGAATGCAAAAAACCGTATCCGGATGAAATTTCAGCCGGAGAAAAAGCGGAAGCCGCCTCTCAACAGGGTGTGACAGATATGGACGACAAAGATCTTTTAACGCGTTTTTCTTTTTGGATGGAGCAGTTTTCAAAATGCGTAAAATGTTATGGTTGCCGAAATATCTGCCCCATGTGTTTTTGCAAGGAATGCAGTCTTGAATGCGAAGAACTGGTATCAAAAGGTGATCTTCCAGTGGATATACCGGTATTTCATTTGACACGGGCCATGCATATGGCTGACCGGTGCATAGATTGCGGGCTGTGTGAAGAAGCCTGCCCGTCTGATATTCCCCTGAGGCTTTTATATAAAAAGACTTCTAAAATCATGAATGATGAATTCGGGTTTACATCCGGGATCAATAAAAATGAAAAATCACCCTTAAGCTTAATGGGTCCTGCACCTGAAAACTAATGGGTTAATATAAACTGCCGCGGGCAGACCTGGTATTTTCACTTTGGTTTGCCCACAACAAAGGTAGAAAGTCAGTACTGGGTTTACCAGGACTTTCATATAAAAAAAGAGGAAAGATAATGGATTACAGGAATACGCTTACAACCTGCACCTATTGCGGGTGTGGATGCAACTTTTTTCTTGAGTCCCTTGATGGCAAACTCACCGGTACAACCCCCTGCAAGACCAGCCCGGTCAATGAAGGCAAACTTTGCATCAAGGGATGGAATGTCCATCAGTTTGTTCAATCCGACAAAAGATTAAAACAGCCATTGCTAAGAAAAGACGGGGAGCTGACCGAGGTTACCTGGAGTGAAGCTCTTGAGTTTACCGTATCAAAACTAAAGGAGATAAAACAAGCCAATGGGTCTGATTCCATCGGTTTTCTGGCATCAGCCAAAGTGACCAATGAAGAAAATTATCTCATGCAGAAGTTTGCAAGGGCAGCCATTGGTACAAACAATATTGATCATTGCGCCCGGCTGTGACATTCTTCCACAGTGGCAGGTCTTGCCGCATCTTTTGGCAGTGGAGCAATGACAAATGCAGTATCTGAATTAGAAATATCAGACACCATATTTATAATCGGGTCAAATACAGCAACCTCGCATCCTTTAGTTGCCACTCGTATTTTCAGGGCAATTGAAAACGGTGCAAAAGTTATTGTTGCAGATCCCAGAAAAAATCAGATTGCCGATTTTGCCCATCTGTATGTCCGGCATAATCCCGGAACAGATGTTGCCTTGTTAAACGCGATGATGAAAGCGATTTTGGACAAAGGACTTGAGGATAAAGACTTTATTGCTGAAAACACAGAAGAATTTGAAGGGTTTAAACAGCTTATTGATACTGTCAGTCTTGAAGAATCGTCAAACATTTGCGGTGTGTCTGTAGAAGATATCAAGGCTCTTGCCGAGGCTTATGCTAAAGCTGATAAAGCCTCCATTGTCTATTGCATGGGCATTACTCAGCATACGACCGGGGTTGATAATGTAAAGTCCCTGGCCAATCTGTCCATGTTGACTGGAAATATCGGAAAACTTGGAACAGGGGTCAATCCCCTTCGCGGTCAGAATAATGTTCAGGGTGCCTGTGATATGGGTGGTTTGCCCAATGTATATACCGGGTATCAGCCGGTTACCCTGGGGGATGCCAACAAAAAATTCTCCCAGGCCTGGGGTGTGGATTTTTTGCCGTCCAACATTGGTTTGACAATTCCGGAGATGCTTGCCGGTATTGAAAATGACGAAGTTAAAGCTTTGTGGGTCATGGGTGAAAACCCGGTTGTTTCCGATCCTGATGCCAATCATGTTGTCAAAGCCCTGGAAAAGGTTGAACTTCTCATTGTCCAGGATATTTTTCTTACCCCCACGGCAAAATTGGCAGACGTAGTGTTGCCAGGAGTGTCATTTGCAGAAAAGGACGGAACCTTTGTCAATACGGAAAGGCGTGTTACACGGGTTAGAAAAGCTGTTGATCCTGTGGGTGAGTCAAGACAGGATTGGGAGATCATCCAGGAAATTTCCAACCGGTTCGGGTTTGAAATGGCTTATGAGTCTCCTGAAGATATCTTCAATGAAATTGCAAGCCTTACGCCGTCATATGCCGGCATTACCTATGAGCGGCTTGAAGGGCCGGGGCTTCAGTGGCCTTGCCCCAGCAAAGATCATCCTGGAACACCGTTTTTGCACAAAGATGGAAAATTTACCCGGGGAAAAGGTCTTTTTCATGCCATTTCTTATATCCCGCCCAATGAAGTTGCCAATGATGAGTATCCATTCTTGATGACTACGGGCCGGGTTTATGCACATTACCACACCGGCACCATGACCAGAAATTCCGAGTCCCTTGATTTTGAAGCGCGGGAAGGATTTCTTGAGATCAATCCTGTTGACGCTCAAACGCTTGACATCTGCGATGGCCAGAAAATCAAAATGGCCTCCAGAAGAGGAGAGATTGAAACAAAGATCATGGTTACAGAGCGGGTTTCACCGGGACTTGTATTCATGCCGTTCCATTTTGAAGAGGCCAATGTCAATAAACTGACCAACCCGGCCTATGATCCAATTGCCAAGATACCGGAATTCAAGGTGTGTGCTGTAAAACTTGAAAAAGCCTAAATATTCATAAAATCTAAACATTCATCAGGCGGTTTTATTCTTAAAATCGCCTGATGGTATATCCAAATCCTTTTTTATTCGTGATCCCGATCTGATAAAATCAGGGAAAGGCTTGCTGTCGCTCTGCTCATCCCGACATATAAAAGCGGTAATTGTTTTTTGTCCTGATAATGATGATCAAGATCAATCAGGATGATGCATCTGTTTTCAAGTCCCTTGAAGTCTTGTATACGGGCATAGGAAATTTTACTGTTTGAATAAAAATTTTGAATTAAATTTTCATCCAGCACTTGGATTTTACTGCGGGATGAACGATTCAGCCGGGCTGCACAAGAATCCTTAAACGAAAAAGGGGATAAAATGGTTATGTCTCCAAGCGGAACGCCTTCCATAGTAACCAGGCGATTCAACTCTTTGGCAAGTAAGATCTCAGGTCGGGTATCGCAACGATGGATAACAACATCCGGCCCAAACCCTGTTCCATCCGTACCCGTATCATATTGAGTGAGGCTCTGGATTTTTTTTAAAATCGGTGTTGTGTTCCTGCAATTTTTTTTGAGTGGAATGCAGACAGGGTTCATACTCAACAGGTAGTCCAGAGCGGCTTTTTCGTAGCAGCCAAAAACGCCGGATTGATGGTTTGTATCATGAAAAACAGCCCAGCGACCGTTTATAAAACCCCCTTTTAAAAAAGATTCTATTTTTGCAAGATCTTTAAAATTAAAAAGATCCTGGCCTTCATCCACGATCAGCACATCAAAATATTGAATGCAGCTTTGTTTGGCTTTGAGTTCCAGTTGATCAATGGTTGAAATAGTTACATTCTGTTGTCTAAGCCGGGCATGAAGATATCGTTCAAGCCACAAAGATTTGCACACAAACAGGACATTTTTACAGGATTGAGCAAACCTTCGGCAAAGTTCCGCTGCCATAAAGGTTTTTCCGGTCCCAGCCCCACCGGCGCAGACAATCTTTTTGTTTGCCTGTGCAACATCCAGTAAACAAAATTGATCTTTGGTCAGTTTGCAAATCCGGTCATGGATAGTGTCTAACTGAGCGCAAAGAGCCGGAAGTGTTTCAAATGCAGGACGAAGATAGGTTTTTATTTGATCAATATCCTGATCACAAAGCATTGCAGCGGTTTTGCGCATGTCTTTGGACTTCCAGTAGTGAACAAAAGCATTCAGCCAGGCATCAAAAAAATCAAAATTTTTTGCATTCAACAGGGTTGTTTTATCCCATTCAAGGGTATCAACTTCTAAATTGCAATCAGGGAAAATAACTCCGTATCCTATGCACATGCGGTCGATCAAGTCTTGACCAAACTGCTTTTTCAGATCATTTTTAATGGAGTGCAGGGCTTCTTGGGCCTGTTCAAAAGGACTTCGTCTTTTTACATGGTCTTTCCCTTTTTTGTCTGTAAAATGCCATAGTCCCTCCATATCCCTTGATACTGATCCGCCTTTTACCTCAAAAACAAAAAGGCCATGTGCGCTTAAAAGTACAAAATCAGCTTCGCCGAACCGCTGTTTGATATGGTGGGGCAAGTTTAAGGAATGAAAACAAACGGATTCAGGGTCCAGGCAAGGAGCTTGAGAAAATTTTTCAAATACCCTGATCTCAGCTGTGCTGTTTGTGTCATAGGGTTGACAAGGTAACATTCTCATGGGAATTCAATTTCTTTTTTTGTTAAAAAGCTTAGGAATAAGAATTAAATTAATCATAATTTACCATGAAGGACTTGAAGACCATATAGAGCCTACGGCCGGAACAATTTTTTGTTCTTTGATTGTCCATGTTATTGAATTTGTGTTCCTTATGAATTAAACATAGTCTGAAAGTCCTTTTTTTCATCATCAGTCAATTGTGTCTTTTTTAAACTTGCTTTGAAATGATCTTTATCAATGGATTCTTTGAAAATTACGTTTCCGGTCAGCTTGATTTTTAATGTGCCGTCTTTTGAATAGTGTAAATCAAAAAGTTTTTCTTGCGGTACATTTATTTGCCATTGAAGCGAAGGCCAGTCTCTTGTTTTTGCCAATTGTACGGCACATTTTCCCAGTTTGTGATTGGTGTTCCAGGGTGTTTTCAGCAGCATTGCCTTTTCCCAGGAACTGCAATTTCCAGTCAGTTTAAAAGAAAAGTCAGCAGCAGAAAAAACATAGGCATGTTCTGCATAAAATTGATTGTGCCAGTCCGCCATAAAATTACAAACAGAATAACCCAGTTGTTTGTCCTGATGACGAATCTCTTCATCCATTCTTTTCCACCCCTGCCAGGCAGCATATAAAATATTGGCAAACAAAGTGATTTGCGGTGTTATCTCCCATTCTTTGATCATTTCTTTGTTTTTGCGAAAGCCGTATAAGTCTTTGGGATACAATAAAAAAAGCAACAGTCCTTTCATTATATTGGAGGCAATATCATGATTTTGGAAAAAAAATGCAGGATCATCAATGCCTTCAACAATGGTTGATATTTCACAAAATCTTTTTTCCAGTTTTTTGATGAGATCTTCATAGGAGCTTTTGGGGCTCTTTCGCAAGTCCTTGCTTTTTTTAAACTCTTGTTGCAGCTGATCTAAAAAAACAGAGGTGGTAATCCCGTCGTACGGGTCACAGGAAGACAAAAGATTGAGCAGATGCCACAAGAGTATCCCGTCAACATCGTCGGTTATTGCCGGTTTTTTCCAGATCCAGTGATAAAGGTATTTGATCTGTTCGGGCAATAGCGTCAGGTCAAAAGATTCCGGCGGCACTTCAATAACAGCTGCATCTATCAGTTTTTGAGACTCTGGCATTGGCGGCAGTGTTTGCAGCAGCATGGAAAGAACTCCGCCGCGGGCATCTGCCTGCAAAAAATCCTGGGCTTGGGGAATGTTTTTTGGGGCATCAATCTGCCTGGATTTGAAAACATCAAGGCTTGGGTTTTTATCAAAAATATCCTTGTCACTGCCTGTTTGATTAAAAATTTTTGCGTTAATTTTACAACTGAAATCATTGGGATGAAAATTGGCATATCTGAAATCAAGGAACCTGGTTTTTGCCTGTTTGGATTTAAAACAAATGTTTTTGATAGCTGTTACCGGAATCACACCTTGAAAAAAAACAATGTCTGCCAGGTAGTTTTTATCGAATTGCTCTTGCATCAGCAGACTTGATTTTTCCCAAGACAATTCAAGGGAAAGGATGACAACGTCAATATCATCTTCTTCTTGACACAGGTAAAGAAGCTCGGCAGGAATGGAATCTACGAATAAAGGGATAAAACCAGGACAAAAAGAAGAAAAATCTTTGTAATATTTTTTATATCCTTCCCTTGGACGGATGACGCCGGTGGTAATGATGCTTTTTAAATTTTCCGTGTTCGTGGCCATTAAAAATAGTTTTGAATCAAGTTTTGGTTTTGCCATAAATTAACACTCCTTTTGCTGCCATGTCTTTAAAACTTTTTTGTCATCCGGGAATTCATTCATGATTTTTTTTCTTTTATAGTCATTTGTATTGGCATCCATCAGAAAAAAAAGTCCTTTTCTCGCCCTTGAAATCAAAACATACATCTCTTTTCTAAATCGTTCATCTCCTGGAGCTGCAAGGGGAAAATTATGTAAATCAACGATAAAGACATCATCAAACTCCAGGCCTTTGGCACTTTTTGAATTGATAACAACAATACCTCCATGGTCAAATTCAATGGGCTTGTTTTTACTCCCCAGATGGTTTGCATATGTGTACAGACAATGGATGCCCAGTATTTCCAGTTGCCTGAAATAATACTGCCTGACCTTGTTGTTCGGCGTTATAATTCCGATCAAATGACCGGGATAGGTTTTGTGCCGACGGGCGATATGGCTGATCATGGCATTTAAGTTATTATATTCAAGCAATAATGGGATCTCGCCATTTTTCTCCGGCAACTTCGGTGGATCGGCTGTTGTAGCGCAATAAAAGTGTTCTGCCAACTCAGCTATTTGACGGGTGTTTCGATAATTTTTAGTCAGTAAAAAACATTGATCTTTCTCAACATCAAGCCGTTCTCTGATTTGTTTGATGGATGAATTCATCTCAACAATCTGCTGGTTTTCATCTGCCGATACAATTACTTTTTGAAAGGTTTCATCCATGAATTCATAAAAGCCGGGAGGCATATCCTGTCCCTCGTCAATTAAAATAAAGGTATTATGATCGGTTTTAAGGTCTATTCGATCCAAGATTTCCATGATCATATCCCAGTCATATTCAAAGCTTTTAATCTCAGGCGGCAGCATTTTAAACTGAAGTTTGAAAAAATGCCAGAACCAGCTGTGCCAGGTTTTTATGGAAATATCATTGGCCAGGCTCAAAGACATTTTTTCCAGAATTTTATTGTACAAAAGACATAAACACTCTTTTTTGTTTCGTTTTAATTTGTCCGCCAGAATAAGAAATATGACGGTTTTACCCGTTCCGGGTGCCCCATAGACAAGGGATCTGTCTTTTAATTGAGTTTTTCTCAACACCCGGTCCTGCTCTTTGCTCAATTCTTCGTATGTGGGAAGCCTGAAGTTGTTTTTCATTGAATCAATTTTTTTATATGATTGCTTATGGTTGATTTTGTATGAAACTGATAAATCCTTTCATGTGATTGACACCATTGCCAATAATAAATTGCCGGTCTAAAAGACAGTTGTTGTAAATACAGCTGACTTCCGGCAACAAAGAGCAACCGTGGCAGGCGGCCCTGTTTAACTGGTCGGGACCCTGTCCCTCATGTTCGGCACATATGGGGTCATAGGTGCAGTGGTCTGCTTTTGCCATGGCCTTGATCCAGAGTTTAAAAAAGCTGTCGGGTTTTCCATGTTCGGACAATCCCCCTAATGAACCCATTTTATTGGGAACGGCAACATAGATTAAAATACCATTGATGGTTTCACTGCAAAAGATTTTTTCTTTTATGGATGATACTGGATAACCTGATGTAAATTCCAGTTCTCTTATGATTTGATGAGCAATGGTATGCAAAAGAATAAACCTGGGAGTGGCTTTAACCTGATTTTTAACAAAGGCGGAGGTTTTCAGTCTTTTTTGTATTGTTTTTGCACGGTCGCGGCACAATGGATCTGATTCCCACTGGCTCACTTTTTTTTCATCCAAAGAAAAGAAAATGCCTTCTCCGTAAAGTTCACATGCTGGAAGCCAGTCTGTCTTTTTTCCCAGGGCAGGGCCGATCAGATTCCCTCTTGTGCCCACCTGCCGGGTAAATCCGCAAAACACCTGGATTTCCCTTAACCGGTTGATAATGATTAATTTTTCTATGGCTTTGCCGGTTTTAATGGTTTTTTCGGGGATATCCTCAGACTCCAGGTAATCTTTCCATTGAGCTGTCTGATGTTCGGTGATAAACCGCTCGTGTTGTTGAATATCTTTGTATTCAGTGCAGATGGCCTTATATTCCGCTTCAAGCATCTCATTTTCACTTTTAACTGTATCTGCCTGGATTCCATAGTTTGGCCATCCTT belongs to Desulfobacula toluolica Tol2 and includes:
- a CDS encoding NERD domain-containing protein is translated as MRMLPCQPYDTNSTAEIRVFEKFSQAPCLDPESVCFHSLNLPHHIKQRFGEADFVLLSAHGLFVFEVKGGSVSRDMEGLWHFTDKKGKDHVKRRSPFEQAQEALHSIKNDLKKQFGQDLIDRMCIGYGVIFPDCNLEVDTLEWDKTTLLNAKNFDFFDAWLNAFVHYWKSKDMRKTAAMLCDQDIDQIKTYLRPAFETLPALCAQLDTIHDRICKLTKDQFCLLDVAQANKKIVCAGGAGTGKTFMAAELCRRFAQSCKNVLFVCKSLWLERYLHARLRQQNVTISTIDQLELKAKQSCIQYFDVLIVDEGQDLFNFKDLAKIESFLKGGFINGRWAVFHDTNHQSGVFGCYEKAALDYLLSMNPVCIPLKKNCRNTTPILKKIQSLTQYDTGTDGTGFGPDVVIHRCDTRPEILLAKELNRLVTMEGVPLGDITILSPFSFKDSCAARLNRSSRSKIQVLDENLIQNFYSNSKISYARIQDFKGLENRCIILIDLDHHYQDKKQLPLLYVGMSRATASLSLILSDRDHE
- a CDS encoding 4Fe-4S binding protein; translated protein: MIDRVKQKINELLSDDSVKGVVALVTANGHVAPCLFQKGDDLDKLCLGDTEKPGDARYPLNKVLVTIARQYPEDVFGVLVRGCDERGLYSLYRLNQLDPDKVISIGITCPESLAQACECKKPYPDEISAGEKAEAASQQGVTDMDDKDLLTRFSFWMEQFSKCVKCYGCRNICPMCFCKECSLECEELVSKGDLPVDIPVFHLTRAMHMADRCIDCGLCEEACPSDIPLRLLYKKTSKIMNDEFGFTSGINKNEKSPLSLMGPAPEN
- a CDS encoding AAA family ATPase; this translates as MKNNFRLPTYEELSKEQDRVLRKTQLKDRSLVYGAPGTGKTVIFLILADKLKRNKKECLCLLYNKILEKMSLSLANDISIKTWHSWFWHFFKLQFKMLPPEIKSFEYDWDMIMEILDRIDLKTDHNTFILIDEGQDMPPGFYEFMDETFQKVIVSADENQQIVEMNSSIKQIRERLDVEKDQCFLLTKNYRNTRQIAELAEHFYCATTADPPKLPEKNGEIPLLLEYNNLNAMISHIARRHKTYPGHLIGIITPNNKVRQYYFRQLEILGIHCLYTYANHLGSKNKPIEFDHGGIVVINSKSAKGLEFDDVFIVDLHNFPLAAPGDERFRKEMYVLISRARKGLFFLMDANTNDYKRKKIMNEFPDDKKVLKTWQQKEC
- a CDS encoding formate dehydrogenase H subunit alpha, selenocysteine-containing; its protein translation is MDYRNTLTTCTYCGCGCNFFLESLDGKLTGTTPCKTSPVNEGKLCIKGWNVHQFVQSDKRLKQPLLRKDGELTEVTWSEALEFTVSKLKEIKQANGSDSIGFLASAKVTNEENYLMQKFARAAIGTNNIDHCARLUHSSTVAGLAASFGSGAMTNAVSELEISDTIFIIGSNTATSHPLVATRIFRAIENGAKVIVADPRKNQIADFAHLYVRHNPGTDVALLNAMMKAILDKGLEDKDFIAENTEEFEGFKQLIDTVSLEESSNICGVSVEDIKALAEAYAKADKASIVYCMGITQHTTGVDNVKSLANLSMLTGNIGKLGTGVNPLRGQNNVQGACDMGGLPNVYTGYQPVTLGDANKKFSQAWGVDFLPSNIGLTIPEMLAGIENDEVKALWVMGENPVVSDPDANHVVKALEKVELLIVQDIFLTPTAKLADVVLPGVSFAEKDGTFVNTERRVTRVRKAVDPVGESRQDWEIIQEISNRFGFEMAYESPEDIFNEIASLTPSYAGITYERLEGPGLQWPCPSKDHPGTPFLHKDGKFTRGKGLFHAISYIPPNEVANDEYPFLMTTGRVYAHYHTGTMTRNSESLDFEAREGFLEINPVDAQTLDICDGQKIKMASRRGEIETKIMVTERVSPGLVFMPFHFEEANVNKLTNPAYDPIAKIPEFKVCAVKLEKA